A stretch of the Pseudomonas sp. ACM7 genome encodes the following:
- a CDS encoding SdiA-regulated domain-containing protein, with product MSKTWKAGVLLIAALLGVSVVSVHFGWHGQLYAHWHNSWYGNQAPDKNIWLPDYKVAIDGKPIPGITDISGIAYDPERDRLLGITNGVPMEILALTRDGDLLERYPLIGFEDTEGIAYMGKGRVVIVDERRQRLHIFTLPDTPGPIRAEQTQSLAIEINLSEHNKGFEGVTYDPANDRIFAIKERDPRQLYSITGMLGSIGSQLQIRIKDLTTWVDRGVFSKDLSEGYYDPRTGHLLLLSEQSSNLTELDQQGNFVSILSLRALAGDLKHTLPQAEGMTMDSAGELYIVSEPNLFYRFTQSKAGLSASAEKH from the coding sequence ATGAGTAAAACATGGAAGGCTGGAGTTCTGCTGATCGCCGCGCTGCTCGGCGTTAGCGTGGTTTCCGTTCATTTTGGCTGGCACGGGCAGTTGTACGCGCACTGGCATAACAGCTGGTATGGCAATCAGGCGCCAGACAAAAATATCTGGCTGCCAGACTACAAGGTCGCGATCGACGGCAAACCGATCCCGGGCATCACCGATATCTCCGGTATCGCCTATGACCCTGAGCGCGACCGCTTGTTGGGTATCACCAATGGTGTGCCTATGGAAATTCTGGCGCTGACCCGTGACGGCGATTTGCTCGAACGCTACCCATTGATCGGTTTCGAGGACACCGAAGGCATTGCTTATATGGGCAAGGGGCGGGTGGTCATCGTTGATGAACGGCGGCAGCGGCTGCACATTTTCACCCTGCCGGACACCCCTGGCCCCATCCGTGCAGAGCAAACCCAATCACTCGCCATTGAGATCAACCTGAGCGAGCATAACAAGGGGTTTGAAGGTGTGACCTATGACCCGGCCAATGACCGTATCTTCGCCATCAAGGAGCGTGATCCGCGGCAGCTGTATTCAATCACCGGCATGCTCGGCTCCATTGGCAGCCAATTGCAGATCCGTATCAAGGACTTGACGACCTGGGTCGACCGCGGCGTTTTCAGCAAAGACCTTTCCGAGGGTTACTACGATCCTCGGACCGGCCACTTACTGTTGCTGAGCGAACAGTCCAGCAACCTGACCGAACTGGACCAGCAGGGTAACTTCGTCAGTATTCTCTCCCTGCGCGCCTTGGCGGGGGACCTCAAACATACGCTGCCGCAAGCCGAAGGCATGACCATGGACAGCGCAGGCGAGCTTTACATCGTGAGCGAGCCCAATCTGTTTTACCGGTTCACTCAATCGAAGGCTGGTCTGTCGGCGAGTGCAGAAAAACACTGA
- a CDS encoding glycosyltransferase family 39 protein, with protein sequence MRRTLSPRVECLGLMLLALVLIGAGLGLRQPQNVDEERFLGVALEMLQHGSWLIPHRAAEIYGDKPPIFMWTVAFFAWLTGKPAIALYLPGLLSAVTVTAVVYDLARRLWHQRAGRMAALLYLATYQTYSILQTGQIDSFLILFTSVGMYGLARHLLLGPAWRWFYLGCAAMGIGVITKGVGFVPALMLIPYAYAVRKGWPGVVAMPGEARKWLLGLLVMLGAIAIWLLPLALSIAINGTADEVAYAREILLRQTAGRYAAAWDHREPFWYFFVHVIPQYWLPLVLALPWLVPAWRRQLHKRDGRVLVLLGWVVLVVLFFCISSGKRKLYIYPALPGLVLVAAPLIPWLLKRWFSQRPRGRRVFQALVVTWFALWIARGFIEPIKDGPNPHEAIMAQAATMTQGADLVLVNWREGHWLFARQPIVHFGMVGSTVEQAALWLREHPQAYALVPDELLSQCFNPQAAHELGETSRAHWSIVGADADNGQCRPGQPVNVYRFTWDQKKT encoded by the coding sequence ATGCGCAGAACGTTATCACCCCGGGTCGAATGCCTGGGTTTGATGTTACTCGCCCTGGTTTTGATCGGTGCCGGGCTGGGGCTACGTCAGCCGCAGAATGTCGACGAGGAGCGATTCCTTGGCGTTGCGCTCGAGATGTTGCAGCACGGCTCGTGGCTGATTCCGCACCGTGCGGCAGAGATCTACGGCGACAAACCGCCGATTTTCATGTGGACGGTGGCGTTCTTCGCCTGGCTCACCGGTAAACCCGCTATCGCCTTGTATCTGCCGGGTCTTCTATCGGCCGTGACGGTCACCGCAGTGGTCTATGATCTGGCTCGACGGTTATGGCATCAACGTGCCGGTCGGATGGCGGCGCTCTTGTACCTGGCGACTTATCAGACCTATAGCATCCTGCAGACCGGCCAGATCGATAGCTTTTTGATTCTGTTCACCTCCGTGGGTATGTACGGTCTGGCGCGGCACCTGTTGCTCGGGCCGGCCTGGCGCTGGTTTTACCTGGGTTGCGCCGCCATGGGTATTGGTGTGATCACCAAAGGGGTTGGCTTCGTCCCGGCCCTGATGCTGATTCCGTATGCCTACGCGGTGCGCAAAGGTTGGCCCGGTGTGGTGGCCATGCCGGGCGAGGCGCGCAAGTGGCTGCTGGGACTGTTGGTCATGCTGGGCGCCATCGCGATCTGGTTACTGCCCTTGGCCTTGTCCATCGCGATCAATGGCACTGCTGACGAAGTCGCCTATGCGCGAGAAATTCTGCTGCGCCAGACCGCGGGACGCTATGCCGCTGCCTGGGACCATCGCGAGCCGTTCTGGTATTTCTTCGTTCACGTGATCCCGCAATATTGGCTGCCGCTGGTACTCGCGTTGCCGTGGTTGGTGCCCGCTTGGCGCCGGCAACTGCACAAGCGCGACGGCCGAGTGCTGGTGCTGCTGGGCTGGGTCGTGCTGGTGGTACTGTTTTTCTGTATCAGCAGCGGCAAGCGCAAGTTGTACATCTACCCGGCGCTGCCTGGGCTGGTGCTGGTGGCTGCACCGCTGATTCCCTGGTTGCTCAAGCGCTGGTTCAGTCAGCGTCCGCGTGGTCGGCGAGTATTCCAGGCACTGGTCGTGACCTGGTTTGCGCTTTGGATTGCCCGCGGTTTCATCGAGCCGATCAAGGACGGTCCCAACCCTCATGAGGCGATCATGGCGCAGGCGGCGACCATGACTCAAGGCGCCGACCTGGTGTTGGTCAATTGGCGCGAGGGCCATTGGCTGTTCGCACGACAACCGATCGTGCACTTCGGGATGGTCGGCTCCACCGTCGAGCAGGCGGCACTGTGGCTGCGCGAACACCCTCAGGCATACGCCTTGGTCCCCGACGAGCTGTTGAGCCAGTGTTTCAATCCCCAGGCCGCGCATGAGTTGGGCGAAACCTCCCGTGCACACTGGTCGATCGTCGGCGCCGATGCCGATAACGGCCAATGCCGTCCGGGACAACCCGTCAATGTCTATCGATTTACCTGGGACCAGAAAAAAACATGA
- a CDS encoding lipid-A-disaccharide synthase N-terminal domain-containing protein — MNLSRETLWLVVGFAGQIAFTGRFVLQWLYSEYKKRSVIPVSFWYLSIVGSALLLAYAIYREDPVFIAGQAFGSIVYLRNLQLIARSKHLKD; from the coding sequence ATGAATCTCTCCCGTGAAACCCTGTGGCTGGTGGTCGGCTTCGCCGGCCAGATAGCCTTTACCGGTCGCTTCGTCTTGCAGTGGCTGTACAGCGAATACAAGAAACGCAGCGTGATTCCAGTGAGTTTCTGGTACCTGAGCATCGTCGGTAGCGCCCTGCTACTCGCTTATGCCATTTACCGGGAGGACCCGGTGTTCATTGCCGGTCAAGCCTTTGGCTCGATCGTTTATCTGCGCAATTTGCAGTTGATTGCCCGCAGCAAACACTTAAAGGACTGA